The DNA sequence AAGATGTAAAGCACATAATTATACAATAAACGCTTACATTTTCACATACACCCAGCCATAAAAGGCTTATGAGACACTGTCATCTATGCATAACAGTCAAAATACATCATATGAGGATTTTGTtacaaaatatatgcatataacCTTAGGTAAAGGCATCCCAGAAGTGAAAGTGACCCTAGAAGGGATTCCCACCAATAACACGATCATAtcataatattttcatgacttTCAATGTTTTTGTGGTCTAAATATAATAAAACATATTATGCAGTGAATAATATTTTTGAACTATGTTCTTTTCGGCGCCCGCTCTCTTGTTGGTTTGAAGTCGGTGAGGAGTCGCTCGACACAAAGAAAGACCTAGGTTCTATAGGTTCTATATAGCCTACATGGGTGCAGTGAGAAGTAGGTGGGTCTTTTTCTCACGTACAAAATTATGTGTGTACGTAATTGATGGGCCCAGCACCTGTCTCCCTTGAACAACTTAAAATCGGTTCGAtcctccctcctctctctctctctctcacacacacacacacgcgcgcgcgcgcacacacacacacacacacacacacacacacacacacgttcaGATACCCAGTTGCTGGAATAATAACGTGCAGTCTGGAACTATATGCCCCAGTTCACCCAGCTGCAAATTAACTTGTGATAACTCGGTGTGCTGACGCTCTTACTCATGTCACGAAATGACTGACATTTTTAGTTatttcacgatatggctgatttCACAGTCTAACATTATCAACACCGCAACAGTAAAGTTATTTGTATAGGAAATAAACAAGCAGGGAAAAGTACACAAAATGGGAGAATGTACACAACCCTGTGGAGCACCAGTAGCTGTGCTGATAAATGACAAGCGAGTGTTGTTTACCGTAACAAGACAGGTGTGTATAGACTATAATTTCTACGTAATGAGagtaatatttacatgtataagTTTTGACATGAATAAGTGTGTAAAGATAGCATTAAAGGCAACTACATAGCCGAGATGAGTATAGATTGTATGCAGAGGTGTAAGTGTAAGTGTGGCACCATCAACCATCTAGCTGATCTAGGCTTGTAAGCAAATCTGCTGTGGATCTACCTAATAAATATTCAGTATCATTTAAAAGTGACGTTTATAGTTGTCAATAGCCAAAACGCCATCTACAAAAAGTTACATGGTCTCaactaaaataaaatataagaaatactttctttctttcttaggTTGCTGTGCCATGGCACAGtgtgacaaacaaaattatCGCCACCATATCCTACACAGTGATCTATTTTCTTAACGAGATGCCGCGTAGACTTGGCTCCGTCTCATCATAACATAAATTGAGAACGCGCATTGAAAGTCGGGAACCATCTTACTTCGCACTTTGGGTCACGTGATATTTGCAAGGGGATTCCCCAGTTTCGTCAGTATTACTCACTGCGCATGTGATGTAGTGTCAGCACATCAACAATAACACGTACTAATAGGGACAACACCCAAGTGAGTTGACCAGTTCGTTAATAGTCTCATTTATGAATTTAAACCTGACATTGACTAAAGCCTATACTGTATCTATATCCCGCTTCGAGCAGTAATATTCACAGAAGCAGCATTCAAGTCGCTGTCAGGGCGCCCTTGTTTACAGAACGCAGCCATCTTAGTTGGGCCCATACGGAAGCGTTATTGTAATGTCTAACTTCTGTTCACGAGGACGAAGGAACTGTTGTATGAACATGTTGTTAATGGCAACTAGTGGTTATTGTGTTTAAGATTTTAAGGATCATGTCACAGCAGCACGTCTTTCGTAACACGACATGTCGTAATATTCTATTTTAATATTTATACGTGTAGTGGATTTCGGAGCCTATCCTGGTTCATGATGGTTGAAGTGTCCACATACTTGACCACTGACATATCATACATTCTGACGCAATCAGTGTGATAATTCCCATATACACTTCTTAactgtaatatatatttatgatatatcAGTCACTTCGAAATACAGTCCCCAGAAAAGGTTGAAACCAATTCATTACATAAGTCCAAGAAATACTTTCGTTTTATTTTCCCAGTAAGGACGTGACCACAGCTGAAAAGATCAAAGATTTCCATAATGCCTGGTAAGTGATTATTATCATTCACTGCTATTataatttttgtgtgtttgttggtttacTTGGCATAACACCAAATGATATTATGCGCATCACATTGGCAGCTGAATCAATAATCCAATCCCTACCAGggtgtaaaaacaaatatatgagGAACATGGTGGTTgtaattaaagtattttacatgtagCAGGGTTCAAATTGCTTGTATCATAGTGACAATGGCATGATTAAGTTCCGTGTGTGTACAGAGCACAATTTTactgttttatttttacaatatCTGAATCAACGTGACAAACACATGGAAAATGATAATCTTGTAAACACACTTAGATCATGGagtatatttgtgtattttggaAATTGTAAGAACTGCTACCAGTTTGACTGAATGATTCTGTTGTATGATACTTATACTTATTATTAACTTCAATGAAATGACATTCACCGAGTTTAGTGataaaaaatatcattaaagtcgcacatgcaaaatatgtgcAAGGGACATCGTAACATCTTTTTGAGTGCCCTTCATCACAcgtaaatatatattcatttctttcacTTCAAACACAATCACTATTATGATATTAttaagatatacatgtatttgtaattaTATGATTATCATCTCATAAGGACTACAGTGTCTCCTATAAACGTCAGTGTAAACATGTAGCTTATGCTAACATGCATGGTTGTTTGTTTAAAACCACACGTAACATAAATGAAGCGAGGGGTAAGGTTTAGGGctagcagtattcaagcaatatcatgacaaggaacaccagaaatggatgtGACATACTGTATATATTGGGGCAAATGTTTTTACcgctaagctaccccactgccccaaaaTACCATGACCTGTCTAAAAAAATTGCAATACTTTTGTAATTGACATTTCTATGTCTGCCGACCCAGTTTCAGGAGAAAGACTTTGGTTATATATCTCCTAAACTAAAGGCTGAAAACATGAACAAGTTGCAGAGAGTCAATTCTAAATAAATTTGCTTCTTAAACAGATTTCATGCCATGACACCTATACACCTTTCACACATGCGTTTACATTGTTATGAGAATATATCTGATACATCATCAACATGGTGTTCAGTATATACATGGAATTGTTGCTATAATGAATAGTCTTTTCAATAATATATCAACAGTGAAACATGTCTGGCCTTGCATGGGGCTGAAATAaaatgctggtttagacagggTGCTGGATTAGACAGTGGAGATGATTTGACTGGCTGCTCATTCCCATGCCAGTTTACACAGTTAAAATTGCTTGTTAGGACCAGAAAGTCTTGCTACAATAAGGAGTAGACAGTTGCCGACTTAAAAGTTTCAGTGCTAATAATATTGTTGTAAAATGGCAGGACAACAAGTTTATGCTGCTTTTGACAGTGCGCCAGATTAGACAGGTGCCAGTGTTGGCAGGTTTGCTTTAATTTGAAGCTTCTTCTCAAAgtgcataaaactgaactgagAATTTGAATCTGGCATCTACATATATAATGTACTTGGCTGGGATTAGGAAAAATTATGTCGATTACTTAGATCAATAAAGCTGCTTACCTAgctgtttgtgtgtttgataATTGATTTGTCATGCATTTAGTTGCttccttgtgtgtgtgtgtgcgtgcgtgcatgcgtgtgtgcatgtgtgtgagaaAGCATGTGTGTtcatgcatatgtgtgtgtgtgcgcataTGTGTTAGAGGAACAGTGTGTGTTTGTCTAGATGGATACAGTTCTTATCAGACTTTGCATTTTCACTGACAATAAATGTCGAGGCTTTATGTCAGAAATTTTTGTCTTTCCCAGAGTGGACTTGTGGGCGATGTACGTTCATCAACCATGAGCTGATGTCCAACTGTGAGATGTGCGAAGCCCCCAAGGAGGCTGCCGAGCTCCGTCACCTTGACTACAGACAGCAAGATGAAGAAATGCCCCACAACAGAACCGAAAGACCTCTGGACTCTGCTTTGCAAGAAGGTCAAGGGCAACAACCAGCCAATCACACAGCCAGGCCAATGGAAGGTGCTTCTTCCAGTGGAAACCATTTCACCAATTCTGGAAGCGCTGTTATGTTCCCACCAGGGCAAACACATcaccacacagacagacagtctGTGGACTCCATGGAAACCAATGTGTCCAGTTCCAGTAATCCAGCTGATCAACTGATCAATGGAAGCCAAGAAGGTGCACCAGTTCCAGAACTCCCAGAACCATTGGCGCCAATGGTGGTGCACAGTGCTGACACAAATGGAAGTATCGAGTCACCCATGTCAGAACCAGAAGAGATTGAAGCTGCCATGTGCCTCCCTTCACCGGAAAAAGGTAAGTGTTGTACAATTTCcccaaaatacattttttcacaACCCTGGCCATCACTGTCAGGTCTTGACCATGAACACTATAAATAATATTCCGatttatgacatgtatattaaaaactaaataattGTGTCATTTTGTCATGCCCTTCCAATTGAAAGGAGGATATTTAAATGCATTCATGCACTGTAAAACAGTAAGTTTTGATGAAAATTTCCAGgatttctttttcattgtttcCTGTCATGGACTGCTTGTTATAATCTTTTCAGAATCAGTAGGTGTTAGTTCcatgcaggggttcaaaaatttgttgaaagccacttgccacggggcaagtgactttaagaaagtaacttgtcctgattaattttccacttgccctgattttatgacacaatgtttgatgttaatgtttattggactcagtctaagtaaacttctcctctgtacttttcgttacacccCACTACTGAGTGTatcaaaaccttatgggaggtcgcatcaggtaacctttgagattgaccaatcagaacacagcttaccaaatcgcaaaaatggacattcacacataccttttgaactttttatctcgaaaaggttcgtacccaaacgattcctaatgctatttagcgtatgctcacggcgtacatacaaccatgacaatggtgagtaaacagtcgctgaaaatggtgttttgggcaatgttcaaggatgtcatcttgcggaaatattagctaatgttAACCATTTCAACAGacaccccaaagcgtatatatgctgtaggtcaaataattgtgttatatgcagatttttgtttgtggagagatctgtgccagtgacctgaatattttgaaagtccctccaatccctaaatagtagccgttgtctaattggttaaatctacttagccgtctcgtgtttgattggactgtcataggtcgctcaaaggttacctgacgcgaccttctactaggttttgttagactcagtggtggaatgtaacaaaatacactgagactaagtttacttagattgtATTAGACTATTCaccaaagagtgataaatttcaaagaacaatagctctaaattattattattgcaaattgtaatagctacattatgagcagatatgaaaagaaattaaagtttagttgcagtttgaaaccacacTTGGAAATAATCTAATAGTCCACGGActagtaagataccattattttacTGCCCaatatgaaaactgacttgtcctaggcgtcgggcaatgggatttttgaacacCTGCCATGACATCAAAACTTTAAAGAGGGTTCGGTACCAGTGCTACCGCTGTGGAAACCTATGGACATCGATGAGTAGAACAGGTTGTCAATAACCAAGTCTGGTTGCAAGAACTTGTAATGGATTGGGGAGATGGTCTTTGTTGATATGGCGTCATCAGAATCATTCAATTAGGTTGGGTCAGATttcactatttacagaccattctTTTGTAAGCTTGAATTTGTAAAGCTTTCCAATATTACAGCCATTTTGCATTAGTCTGTACTAAGTGAAATCTGGAGTTAGTgacccagtgattgatattgtgatcaGCAAGGAACAATAACAGTCACATATGAAACCTGTAAACACCCAGTCCATGACAGCAGTATAGGTatttcagtaagccatgcttgtcatagaggcaactaacggtatcaagtggtcaggcttgcggACTTGGTAGACACACTATCGTATCCCACTTGTATAGAAAATTGGTcatgtggttgatcactggattctttgGACCAGATTTCATTATTTGCAAACTgaaaccatatagctggagtattgctgagtgtgatgtaaaactaaactcactcaccctaaccTAGCCTTTCTGTTTGACAAGACTTTAATGGTATTGGATCATGAAATTGCTCACTTTCTGTTTTTCTCAACTGATTCCATATTCTGTCTTTATTTTCTAACAGAGAAAGACGAGTGGTCCTTCCTGGACAACGAGGTGAGGATTGTGATGTTGGGGAAGACAGGGGTTGGTAAGAGCACCACAGGCAACAACATCCTGTCCAGCAAGACCTTCAAGTCCAGTGCCAGTGGCGCCTCCATTACCAAAAAGTGTCAGCTAGGCTGGGGAAGTCGCTATGGTCGAGAGCTGCAGGTCATCGATACTCCAGGACTGTTTGATACTGGCTTGTCCAATGAGGTCATCACACAGGAGGTGGTGAAGTGTATTGGCATGACCTCGCCAGGACCTCACGCCTTTGTCATGGTCATTCGACTGGATAGATTCACCCAAGAGGAAAATGATACAGTGAATCACTTCATCAATATCTTCGGGAAGGAGATGCTGAATTATCTCATTGTGCTCTTCACAAGGATGGACGACTTGAAGCACGATGGGGTCAGTTTGGATGAGTATGTCAGCAACGTACCTGAGAGTTTAAAAAAGCTTTTGGAGAATTGCCGTCACAGGTACCTGGGTATCGACAACAGGGGTTCACAGGAAGAAATAGAACAGGTACGTAAATACCGACAGCAGCACAACACTGAGCTCTGCATGAGTGAATTAATTATTTTTCCACCTCAATAGGACCTGTCTGAtcagtgtttcagtgatataGATGTTGcattttgttaccatggttacatattGGCACctaaaatgtgaaaatacattttcatccTTAATTCATGTGAATTATATATGTATTAGCACAAACTATCAAAACAATTAAAGATACATTGACAGTGACACCAGAATATAAAGGGTCTATATAAAGCCTTAGACCATTAACAAGTGCGACAAGTTCATTAGCATGAATTCTTTTTGAAATTCTTTCTGAATTTTGTAAGTAAGGTACTGGGTCTCACCATTTGATATTATTAGTTTTCCCTTGCAAGTAACAATTGTAAATAATACATTAATTGCAGTAATGTCAGGTAAATTATTTCATTGAAGATCCATGTTTCATTGGTATGAATGTGGGTCCATCCATGGTGTGACAtgacatgtgcaggtgtgtcaGCACCACTGGGATTTGTTCCACAGGAATACTGAAGTTGGTGAAATATGAGTGATCAATCATGCCACTTTGAACAATAATCCTGTAGACCAAGTATGTACCTCACTCACAAACTTCCTTCAAGATGTACACTGGGCGTTGGGgaagcctagtgattaaagcgtttgcttgtcatgccaaagacccaggtttgattccaaacatgggtaaaCTGTGTtaggcccatttctagtgtccctcgccatgatattgatggaatattgcaaagagcagcataaaactaacctcactcacccaggatgtacactcactcactcactcatattaacTCATGCATACATACCTCATTCTCATGCCTGCCCACGCACACTCCCATCCACACACCTATCAACTCACCCATTATCTTGCCCATTTAAACACACATCCACTCACCCACCAACTCACTAATCAACTCACCCATCAACACATTCGTTCACCAACTCACCCATCCACACACTTACCAACTCACCCATGAACTCAATattccattcatccatccatacacCCACCAATTCATCCGCCAACTCTCCCACAAGCTTACCCAGCCACACACCAATCCACTCTCCCACCAACTCacccagccacacacacaccccaactcagccatccactcaaccacccacCAACTTTCCCACCAACTCACTGATGTGTGTGTTGTCCTTCAGGATGTACAGAAACTGCTCCAAGCAGTGGACTCCATGGTCAAGGCCAACGGTGGCGGCCATTACACCAACGAGATGTATGAAGAAGCCGAGAGGATCTTTGCTGAACATGAAGAGAAGCAGATCAAGATCAGTCGGGAGAAGATGATGAAGGAAATGGAGAGACTGCGACAAGAAGCAGAGGAAGAGCTCCGTCAGAAGGAGGAACAGAAAGCAAGGAAGCTGGAAACAATGAAGGAAAAGCTGTCAAAACTTGGCATCAGGGAGGAGGATGATGAATGGATTCATGTCTTTGGTGACCAAAGTCTGTCTCCGATTGATGAGAACAATTGGTTGAATCTTGGTCCTGCTGTACAGCAAGATGGAACATCACAGACCAAGGAGAAAGCACCTCCTGCTGTTGAGAAGCAAAGAAGTGAGAGTATGAGTGAACATGGTGGTAGCCCTAAAGCTCATGGTGTGACAGGAGCCAACAGTATCGGTCCAGGGGCTCAGACAGGAAGCTTCAACCAGACAAATTCTTCCCTAAGGGAACATAGAGTGTCTGTCAAGAAAGGTCCCGAAGTCAGTGAGCCACAGAAATCACTTGTGGAAGAGGAACGATGTGATCTACAGCGTTCATTTGGAGGTGAGGAGAATTATGATGCAAAGCTGATGAACAAGGCTGACAGGCTTAGAAGGGAGGCAAGTATTCTCCGAGATGATGTCAATAGGATAAACATGGAGCATGAGCGAGAGAGGGAAAGGATGAGGTCAAAGTTCATAGCTCGGCAGGAAGAGGCCTTGGAGGACTTCAAGAGGGCACAGCAACAACAGAGACAGGAGATGAGACAGCAGATGGAAAATGCAGACAGTGGAGCTTTCAAGAAATTCTTTCGAGCCATGAAGAATGCATGGAAGAAGGTAACAGATCCAATTGCCAGAGGGTTTCAGAGTATCTTTGCTGGTGTTGAAAGGAGGTTTGGCCATG is a window from the Haliotis asinina isolate JCU_RB_2024 chromosome 9, JCU_Hal_asi_v2, whole genome shotgun sequence genome containing:
- the LOC137296041 gene encoding uncharacterized protein, which codes for MPEWTCGRCTFINHELMSNCEMCEAPKEAAELRHLDYRQQDEEMPHNRTERPLDSALQEGQGQQPANHTARPMEGASSSGNHFTNSGSAVMFPPGQTHHHTDRQSVDSMETNVSSSSNPADQLINGSQEGAPVPELPEPLAPMVVHSADTNGSIESPMSEPEEIEAAMCLPSPEKEKDEWSFLDNEVRIVMLGKTGVGKSTTGNNILSSKTFKSSASGASITKKCQLGWGSRYGRELQVIDTPGLFDTGLSNEVITQEVVKCIGMTSPGPHAFVMVIRLDRFTQEENDTVNHFINIFGKEMLNYLIVLFTRMDDLKHDGVSLDEYVSNVPESLKKLLENCRHRYLGIDNRGSQEEIEQDVQKLLQAVDSMVKANGGGHYTNEMYEEAERIFAEHEEKQIKISREKMMKEMERLRQEAEEELRQKEEQKARKLETMKEKLSKLGIREEDDEWIHVFGDQSLSPIDENNWLNLGPAVQQDGTSQTKEKAPPAVEKQRSESMSEHGGSPKAHGVTGANSIGPGAQTGSFNQTNSSLREHRVSVKKGPEVSEPQKSLVEEERCDLQRSFGGEENYDAKLMNKADRLRREASILRDDVNRINMEHERERERMRSKFIARQEEALEDFKRAQQQQRQEMRQQMENADSGAFKKFFRAMKNAWKKVTDPIARGFQSIFAGVERRFGHDDMF